From the genome of Nicotiana tabacum cultivar K326 chromosome 17, ASM71507v2, whole genome shotgun sequence:
CGTCCTCTTTCgtaaaagtgatatcgtcttcccgaAGCCTTTTGCTATGCGTTATTGATACTTTCGTCTTCTTTGTTGCTGAAAAGGTGACCCCATTAATCTCGTTCCATCTGAAGATCATGTTGATTATTTGACGCGggggatcttctcctgctttcgagggTTCCGTGTTGTCTCGgttacgaccataattgttcttagcttggtcattcaagaattctctgaggtgaccattcttcagtAATGTTGCCACTTCTTCCCGAAGACGTCGACAGTCCCCTGTCCGGTGGCCATTCGTCCCGTGGTATTCACACcacaagttgggatccctctAGCTAGAATAAGatctcattagttttgggaaccgTGCTTCTTTGATGTTTTTCATGGCTGATACCAACTCCACTATACTAGcgttaaagttgtattctgataatttGGGGTAAGAAGGATCGCGTATCCTGCCACTTCTTCATCCTGCAGTGATCGATTGTTCCGACCGTGATCAGTCCTCCTGTCAACGGTGAACTTTGTCCGCTGTCCGGAAACCTCTGTTGCGGCTTTCGGTTCGTTCGTAGGGCAAAGACTGGCCCCTCGAATTTTGCATGTCTGCGTCAtaatcatcctttgatttttcccttttcttttctcgTCCTTTGGTCGACGACGAAAAACCAACCTGATAATCTTCGATCCTTTTATTTGAttcgtaccggttgtggacatatGCCAGGTCGTTGCTTGAAATTCGAGTaggctttccttcaattttcgGGAAGTGTCTGAACTCCTCGGATTCAATCCCTTGGTGAATGCCTCAGCTACCCATTCATCCGGGACAGTCGGGAGAAACATTCTCTCCTTCTGGAATAGAGTAACGTACTCTCGTAGCATCTCAGACTCTCCTTATTTTTGATTCacaccggttgtggacatccgccaggtcgttgcttgaaactcgagtaggttttctttcaatttccggGAAGCATCTGAACTCCTCGGATTCAATCCCTTGGTGAATGCCTCAGCCGCTCATTCATCCGGGACAGCCGGGAGAAACATTCTCTCCTTCTGGAATCGAGTAACGTACTCTCGTAGCAGCTCAGACTCTCCTTGCACAATCCTGAATATGTCAGCCTTTTGGGCCTGTACTTTTCTTGccccggcatgagccttgatgaaagaatccgcaagcATTTCAAAGAAATCTATAGAATATTGGGGTAACAGCGAATACCATGTCAAGGCTCCCCTCAtgagggtttctccaaatttctttaggaGCACAGATTTAATTTCGTGATGGGCTAAATCATTTCCCTTTATCgccgttgtgtaggtggtaatatgctttTGGGAATCTGAATTTTCGTCATACTTTGGcacttcaggcattttgaaccgcttagGGATTAACTCTGGTGCCATATTTGGCTTGTACGAAAATTGAGTATACTTTTTCGAGTCTGGACCTTTCAGTACTGATTGTGCACCCGGGATCTAGTCCATGAGGGCGTTAACTTTCCTCATGAaccgtaaaagttcattcttgaaaggatcaTTCTCGTTGTTGAGGCCGGATCAGTTCCCCCTACCCCATCGGAGCCAATTTCACTcctgggagtgttgttgtcgatCCTCCGCATCATTTGATTCGTGGGAACCCCGGAAGGAATCGGATCTCGcatgtttgcattatttgaagctcCCTACCGCCCTTGCTTCAACTCTGTCATAACTTTATCCTGTcgcgtgaggtggcctacaaTGATCGCCTATTGCTCTTGCAAGACCCTTACCGCGTCGACGACATCCTCCTCATTAGCGTCATCGCGAGTGGTCCCCCCAACATGTCGAGGATATTGCTTGTCATGCACTGGTGTAGCGTCATTCCCCCTCATTATAAGGGTCACTGATTGAGTCATCGGAATGAGGTTGATCCCTTCGAATCTCAAGGTTGTGCATGtcgttaacagtgttatctgccatGTCTTATAATATTTTCTAAGACAAAAACAATCAAAATACGTTAGTAAAAAaagcaaggatcaatttaattacacGGATATCTAGGCCATACGGTTGGCGCCAAATTATTTATCCGTAAAatgatatagttgaatttatacgtagtttctagataagtgaattaatttgatcctgaaataaataaataatcgaaGAATtacacaatacttagccttaggatATAGACGAAACAGCAGAAGCAACAGTTCCGAGAATAGGATTTTCGGGTACAACaacaaagaaaatcaagaaataagAAGATAAGATTGGATTGAACTTTGTATAGAGTATAGcataagtttgccagaaaattcatgtcctttacaatgactactgagctcactatttataactATGAAGAAGGTCCTAGGGTCGttcccttctttaatgtcaattatgaggggcattgatgaagatataacgatgaacataaatgtcaaattTCTTCTAAGGGGTAAATGCTCTTAATGCCAtggaatattctctattaaatgctaccggaagaggagcatttatcacatctttatgagcgttattctttccggtgacaaaAGAAACAGTTGCCTTCGGTCTTTAGCCATCCCctgtcttgggttccacgtgtcccttTCTCGGACGGCCATGTGTTATAGCATGTTTTTTCTAGTCCGAAAttaaaatgtggttcttttggactcaaagaaccaTAATGTGTATAAAAAATAGTTGGTGACCATTTATTATAGTTGAACCTGAAAAGAGCGGGAAGGTATATCGCCTTTTATTAAGACGATATAGTATAACGTCTTAATAAAATGCATTATACCCACATAAAAATCCGTCCCCTTCCCTTCCCCACCAAACTAGAAATTCTCCcccccaaaacaaaaaaaacagcGGTCCCCCCATTGTCAACGAACAAAAGCTCGAGTGGAGCCCACCGGTCCCACAAAAAGTATAAATTCTCGGTCCCACATCCTAGATAAGGCGTTATCTCGTAGTGGGCTGCtcgtttcggctccaaatcaccaaatcttcaactttccaaaaaccttaaatcgaggtattccgacttagcTTTTGTTAAAACTAatataaaaaatgcatattagttatttttaatgtGCTCTATGttgttttgtgattgttttgcgatttaactaatttgttattttttatccggacAATAGTATTAGTATgctaaaaaaattagtaaaatagaaaaattattattagttgttaaaaaaatattaattagttactttttactgtggtatatgtatttttgtgattatttttttactaaattaatttgttattatccgctttatattatttatttgctaaaaaactagaaaaatagataaattgttagtttagttccctgtagtggtatcttgtggcctaatatagtgctcgtatttgtaatgtagtgccctttagcgtagtaaaatgtagtgccctttagcgtagtatacttgtagttattgaaattaatcatttaagtatctcttatacCCAAAAATACGTCCAAAAAGcggatagttcaaacacaaactctgtccaattctaggcatattccaactgggcgtTGGTTCATAACTTATAAAATTCATATTTGGCTGGTACCCCCTGTAGAATATATGaatgttaatacaaattcaatatagcaaaaataaacatcgtaacacaaagaaaaattgaagtttacctcTCGTCTTGTGGATTAAGTAAactaggagagaaattatttcctcgctcctcattcgcccgtggagataagtttagatcaggccaaactctttcagccggaacctgttcggctaaaactgctccaaaataaccacccgatgactgagggatatccctgctttgcgcaacctcattattgcgaacgtcttcaaccttgacgtacatttccaacatttttatcacaagaaatttTCGGTCTCTTAGAGTTTCATCGTcatcgatgttaaactcagcataacaagcaaccccttgcggagtgacagaatacggatatcttccgatTACTTTAAGGTTCACTGAACGTTTGcccacactcatttttttacataacaacgatagcaatgtatcgtactccattgtaagtggcaacttaacatgacactgtggagataaactataggttactgagttattcgccaccacaacctcacctcTCCTCCCCCCCCaaccccaatataatgaaactttTATTTTTCGCTTTTTAAATATTATGCAAAATGCAAAAGAACTTAACGAAGAAATATTTCAGAAGACTTGAGAATATTTgtgaatgaatttttaaaaaatctttaatctctttaaataaggcaaaaacTAATCCGGGGTACAATATTTTTAGGTATAGCGCTTTAAATAAGGGCGCTATacccagttgaattattgttatgtcagttaagcccagaagaattattggtgggcccacataATATGTATAGCACAGTAAGAAAAAGAGTTATAtatatagcgccctttaaaaagACGTTATATATATTTTGATCACTATATTTTTTTTCATACATTTTAGTTTTTTTTGAGTCTAAAAGAGCCATATTTTGGTCCGGACTCAATCTTTTCTACCTCttaaaatgaagaaataaacacataaaatttcTTTTTCTACCTTTCCGCCCATTTATCTTCAGTCTTTTCACATCGGCCAAACATCAATAAGCTCATGCCAAGAGGCAAACATAAATGTACACTACCAAGTCTTATTTTAGCTATAAAACTTTTTTTGTCCCTTTCCTCACACCTATTGCTTGCTCCATCTAAAGTGTGTGTCAAAATCAAATCAGGCACTACTTTTTAGTTTCTTACAAGAAGCAAAGACTGCATCCTCCAGTAGCAACAGCGTTGAGTGCATTAATCCCTTACTCTCGAAGATGTCGACTTTCAATTATCTGAATTTTATATCTTTATTTTTACAAAGCACAAATTTAATTTTCGTTACTCCTACTAAATTACAAGATACTACAAAACTTAGTGGTAGGCTGCAGCTTTGCCATAGTTTACAGGGAAGTACATATGACTCATCAATTAGACATATCCTATGAATTTTAATCTCTTGATTAGTTCGTTTAGAATACCGATATCTTTCTCTATTTTGTAGGattattttgtttatttcatttcctCTCGACGTTAACTTTTTTGCTTCTAAGAATTCAAAGATCATTAAATTCCTCACAAATTTCCTAAATCTATAAACTCCCTCCCCTccatatttattaattttttgtttttttgtgttttataatatttaatttttttcaaaacaaattaaaaatgtagtaaaaattaatatgatcaactttattattaattaatgttaaaatataaattttttaataaatacAAACAATCAAAAATCCAATTAAAATGGATCGGAGGGAGTACTAATTAGGAAGAAAAAGCCCTCTCCGAGTAATCAAGCTAGCGAGGAGttgaattctaagtattttcaaaatttattgtCGGTATGTAAAAATACTTAGACAAGTTAAATTCAAAAGCTAAATCTTAAACAAGTAATCACCAAATCCAACCTCGAATGTGATTAATGGACCTATATCAATAattggatttttaattttttactttttgcccccgtcagaaactatttatatttggtaatcaaaaaattatataaaatttgtataatttttatatataacatacaaaatatatatatatatataattttttcgaAGAGTTTCATTTTTTAATCCATAAATATAAATATCAAAGTCTAACAATTTCAACCATGGGAAGAAGTAAAGGCTTCTGCcactatttattttgttttttggaaGTATATATATccagaaaaaggagaaaaaaatcgAAGAAGAGAAAATTAAAAGGACCACATGCATGGCACAGAGATATTTGTGGAATACTGGAAGTATGAGAATTGAAATTCATGTTAGTATTCAGTTATAAAATCAGCATATACAACGTAGAAACCCTAATCAGATATGCTTAGCAGAGAAAATCCAACTAATTttcctctttttgttttttgcCATTTTTTAATCTCTTTTCCCTCTGCCTCACAAAATGTACAATAGTCTTCGAATTTAAAATCCGATGATCGGATCAGCTACCAGCACTGATCTGTCTCCCAGTTCCGGGGAGTATAGCCGGTGAATCCCGACATTGCTGAAGGAGAACAACCGCCGGAATACAAATTGATGCTCGGGCGCCTCCGGGAAAGGCGTCGGTCATAATCGGCACGTTTGTCCGGATCCGATAGAGTGGAATAGGCAGCATGAATCTTCATGAAATCGTCCGCCGACGAGTCCTTTTGATCCATCGCCGCCACATCGGGATGACAAACTCTAGCTAATCTCCGGTAAGCTGCCTTGATCTCCTGGACAGTAGCGCCCATCGGAATATCTAGAATTTCGTAAAACGACGCCGGAGAAACAGGGATAAGGTTACGAGGCAGCGTCGAATACCTTGAAGTAGTGGATTCAGTTTCGACGGAAGCGCAGGTCGCAGCAGCAGCTGTAAAATAACCGGACTGCCGGAATGTGAGGGAAGACGGTGAAAGAGCAGAGTTGTCGCCGGAGGAAAATATGTTCACCGGCGGCGGTGGGGTTTGAAGAAACGAACGAGTGGAAGTGGAAATCATGGGTGTGAGTTTTTGTGAAGTGTAATGAGTCAGAGGAAAGAAGACATAAAGTGGTTATATAGAGGAATGGGATGAAGTTTAACTGTGGGCTATAAGTTAAACAGTGAGATGgttaaaaactgaaatttaaagaGTATGGGGACCAAAAAAGACAATTTATAATTATGAGAAATTGGATCGTTTAGATGTTATGCAAGGGAGGCTTATCCGTTATATTTGGATGAGTCAGCACTCGCTTATCCTATTCTTCAATGGGTGAGCTCTGAGTTAGATGTCGGTATTTATTGCGTCCATTATTCTTTCCTTCGCAAAGCAGCATAGACAATACAATTAGGAAATATCACCAATGTGAAAACAACACAAGAAGataaatatagtatatatatgaGTTTTAAATATACTCGTGGGTTTGCATAAAAAATCTAGCTTGACCCTTGAGTATATTcttgtttacccaaaaaaaatgaataatcaattgaatttatacgcaatTTAAGAATACGTGATATAATTTGgtacaaattgagaaaatatataaataaatatcgaAATAAACtgtaaaagaaataaatacaaaccGAATGAATTAATTAGTCTAAGCCTTCAGATTTTATCACCCTCAAACTAAATGGAGAGTAACTGATAGAAGAACAATATGACTAAATATCAAAAACCAGAAAAAAAgatagtatattgctttatgtTCTATGAATGTGAATGAATCTCCCTTACAAATAAtcagaccctctttatatagtggGAAGGTCCTAttcttaatataattttttaatacaGCAAGGAatctcatgatagattaattaattggcctCTCATTGATATGCGCAGCTGCGATTTCCACCGAGATTCTCGCTCAATTGCGGATATTACGGCTTTCTATTTTTTGGTTCGATAAGCTTTCCTCGATCGGTCTCTATTTAGcccgatctcgatcttgaccTGTCTCTATTTTGCTCGACCTTGATCTtagccgatctcgatcttgaccagtctctattttgctcgatctctgggtctcgagctcggtAACCTAAATTCACATTATGGCTTGATATTACACGAAGTTGAACCTTGGTCTATCATGTTCAAATCTCGATTATTCATACGAAGGgcaaactcggttttgaccgtatacagatagtcctctcgtttctcggaaagatgatgacgagaaacgatatgaatttcCGAACTCTGACTCGGTGGGTGACGACGTCAGCGAAGAGCccgattatgacgtatgtgaCAAACGTCCCGTCTgttcagttaccaaggcattaaatgtttGTCAGTTATTGGTCAGCCACTACCAGTTTTGAACCGTCATTACCAGGCTATAAGTATTCAAACCTTCATATTCATTCAAAACTTTTCACTCGAAACTTCTTCTCTACTCTTGCATCTTCTTCAAAAAATCCTTTTGCTTCACAATTCTCACTCCATATACAATCCTAattctcttttcctttgatcATCAATGGAGAAAACCTCCAAAACAATGCCGCAAAAAGAGGCTGCTTCTTCATCATGACCCGCCGGTGGCGAGGATGCGGCGGGGCCTCACCCTGAGGAATTCGTTTCGGTAGGGTGCTCAACCGTCATTGACTTTAAGGTTGAAAAACCCTCTTCGGTATCGGGCCGATGTGAGCCGATCTCGAGGTACCAGTGCACAATCATCGAGAAAATCCTCGACAAAGTAAAAAAGGAATATGACTGGGGCGAAAAGCACGTGGTAGTCCCATCGCCTGAAGAATAAattactacccatgtggaggggttcttaagtgtttatacttatcccttcacgttgggtcccttagACCCTGTCATCATCGCCTTTTGCAAGAGATATGTCGTGACCCTCAGCCAGATCcacccttctttttggagaatagtgattctcctccGATTCTTCTCGAGCAAAATCGAGGGATGTCTTTTCACCCTTGATCACCTCATGCGCCTTTACAGTCCTCGACTCTATCGAGGAGGGCTAATCAAACTTGCTTACCGAGCCACCAAAGCACCGTTCTCGAGCATAGAAGAGACTCGtgaccgaggttggatgggccgattCGTTCGAGTTAGAACTTCGGACCTGATCCTTGCTGATaacatgccatttcctgagaaatggaacatgaatcgtGAGTACTATTCCCCTTCGAACGTTTAATTTTGTGgctcttctttttattttcttgatcCATTTCTATGCTTGTTACAGCTGTGGCCCGGATACCGGAACCGATTCTGGAACTTAAACAATGGGTTGAAGGTCTGGTGCTGCAGATACCATACTCCGAGCGCGCTTGGATGGAactatcaaagggtcgatgggaggcccacAGTCATGGTAGGTCTCTTTCTTAGATTGTTTATCGTTTGATATTCTTCTCTTGCTTACCCCCTTTTTTCCTTTGTAGGCCTTGGGAAGGACGTTGCCATAAGGCCCCCATCTGGTGACGAAGAGGTCCCTGCTCCGAAGCAGGTCAAAGAAAACAAGAGAAAAGAGGCTCCGAGTTCCCCGGTCTCGGAAAAGAAAAAAACGACGAAGAAATCTCGCAAGGGGGGCTCTGGTATTATGCCTTTGGACTCGATCCACCGATTAAGGGATGAGCccgaagaaggagaagaggaatTAGCCTATGTGCGGGCTAATATTATGATACAACAATCCTTCGAATCAGCGGAGGTTATTAAGGGATCTCTGGCCATAATTCCTGAACAAGGAAAAGTCGAGCCCATTCCGTCCCGAGCTGAGATGGTCGAAGGAGAGACCAGGGGCAAACTTCTCGGGCAGCAAAAGATATCTCGAGGGATGAGCTCGGGATAATCGACATTACTGGATCCCCTCAGATTTCAAATGTTATGATCTATGAGGCTAACATGTTGGAAAGTCGATCTTTCGAGGGTATTCAGGGGTCGGCTGATATCTatggttttttggataggctcgAGTCCGCTGCCTCGGAGGATATTATCGGGTTCGGTGGGTTACCGGTACCCAAGCAAGCATCATGGTCGGGCGCAAGCGGGTATTCATCGAACCCAATGGTGGACCGATTCCCAGCCCCGATTGATAATCCCGATTGTAGGCGGAAAATAGTGCTCTCCatcccggaggatgcccgagtTTTCTCTCCCCCCACGGGGATTGCTAGTTACCTTAggtccttggtgaccgaagaggatcaagCCGTGATGAACGCGGTAGGAGCCGCTTGCcttttcaacgaggcccaacacactctgaatcgggtaacttcgagGGTATCTCTACTGTTTCTTTTATATTTAGAATTGTAGATAATTATAACATCTTCTTCCTTGTTTGCAGGCTTtggtgttgcatcacgaggcctTCCTCCGAATCTGGGAGGAGCATGAGGCTGAGGTTCGGAACCTTACTGAGAAGAGTGACACCTACAAACTTCTTAGTGAGAAGCTTCGGACAGATTTGGCAATGGCTCGGGATGAGCATGCCGAGATGGCTGAGTAGGTATTTTGAGTGCTTCacgatagtgaagatgaattggagataACTACTAATGATCCGATTCTGTAGGCCCGGTAGAGGTTTGAACAAATTGGACGGCTCCAAACGCAGGTGGATTCGATACAAGCCGAGGCGATAGAATGCAAAAGGCACATGGACATTGTAGCCTAGAAAAAGGAGATCGTCCAAGCTCAACTGGAGTAGGCCGAGACCCAGCTCCGAGCTGCGAAAGAGAATGCCTTGGTTCAGATCGAGAAGATCAAATAGCTTCAACATCGGTTGGTTTTGGCCGTTTCTGATAAGGCAAACTTGGCCGGTGAACTCGAATTGGCCAGATCCGAGGTGATCGAGACTAACAAAAGATCTGAGGCTAAAGTGGCCCAGTTTAGGGTCGATGTCGAGGTCAACCAGGCTAAGGCCAAGGGCATGGTCGAATATGTGAAATGGCAGGCTCGGAGTGAAGCTCTTGAGGGAGTTAGTGCCCAGGACTTCGATATTGTGGCCAAAATTGAAAATGCCAAAGCGGAAGAAGCTAGGGCCCTAAGGCTCGCCTTCCCTAAGGAAGACTCCGAGAGTTCAAATGAATCCTCCGAAGGAGAAAATATCAAGGATGGAGATGCAACCTCCGATGAAAACCAAACCACTTAGGATATTAggttttttgtttttcctttgcaTTTTTTTTAAGCCGTTTTTTGGCCGTTGTAAATTTAGGccgatttggcctttgtaaaaaattATTGTGCATAAATATATGGCTTTTCTTGCCCTTTCGGCTCTTGTATTTTTACTTTGCTTTATTTGTATTTACAAATGTTGAAAATGCCTTAACACGAAACAATAaggttgtgttcgagggttcgaacaaatcttgcctttatttcctttcttAAGTTTGAGATTttaccgagggtagcctttaggaCCGGTCGTGAAATTTTTTTaacattttcgaaaatttaacATTTTGGAAGGCCTATTTTGTTATGgatttcggacgtctccgagccgagTTAAATTGGCCGTAACCTTTTAGTTCGGGAGTTACCCATTGGGCTTGTTCTCCCGTTTTATCTGGACTTGCTTGAGATAATAGTTCCCGAGTTGGGTGGCCGTGTCTTTTAGAAATCAGGGCATTGCTAATTAGGTCTTTTTCTCTCGGGGCCCGATGACTTGGGCTATTTTGAGTcagatggcagtccccgagtgagggggGGCTGTTCGTATTCCGGTTAAGTATTGCCCTTGGGCTTGTTTATATTCGGAAGTACGAAGCTCtttgcaaagaaggaaaaagaaagaaattttgcTAATTTTAAAGCATAATATGTTTGTAAGGAGCATATTTCTCTTTATTCTCGATCGAAACAG
Proteins encoded in this window:
- the LOC107820178 gene encoding chaperone protein dnaJ 11, chloroplastic, with protein sequence MISTSTRSFLQTPPPPVNIFSSGDNSALSPSSLTFRQSGYFTAAAATCASVETESTTSRYSTLPRNLIPVSPASFYEILDIPMGATVQEIKAAYRRLARVCHPDVAAMDQKDSSADDFMKIHAAYSTLSDPDKRADYDRRLSRRRPSINLYSGGCSPSAMSGFTGYTPRNWETDQCW